From the genome of Trichosurus vulpecula isolate mTriVul1 chromosome 6, mTriVul1.pri, whole genome shotgun sequence:
tacaccatataccaaaataaagtcaaaatgggttcatgatttaggagtaaaagctgatactataagtaatttgggaaagcaaggaatagtttacttatcagatgtatggaaaagtaaagaattcatgacccaacaagagatagagagcattacaaaatgcaaaatggataattttgattatgtcaaattgaaatgtttttgtacaaaaaaagccaatgcaacaagaattaggagggaagcagaaaattgggagaaaatctttgcaactagtatctctgataaaggcctcatttctaaaatatacagggaactgagccaaatatagaggaatacaagccattccccagttgtgaaatggtcaaaggatatgaacaggcagttttcagaggaagaaattaaagctatctataggcgtatgaaaaaatgctctggatcactactgattagagaaatgaaaatcaaaacaactcttagatatcacatctctcctgtcagattggctaaaataacaaaacaggaaaatgataaatgctggaaaggatgaggggaaattggaacattattgcattgctggtggagttgtgagctgatccagccattttggagagcagtttggaactatgcccaaagggctatagatatgttcataccctttgacccagcaataccacttctagggttttatcccaaagaaatcacacaagcgggaaaaggacccatatgtacaaagctatttatagcagctctttttgtggtagccaagaattggaaatcaaagggatgcccatcaattggggaatggctgaacaagctgtggtatatgaaggtgatggaatactactgtgccataagaaatggggatgatgcagacttcataacaccctggtaaaacctacacgacataatgctgagtgagcagagcagagccagcagaacgttgtgcacagccacagatatatggattccgtgaggaccaaccctgacatgctgtgctcttctcagcaacctaaggggcaaggacaactccaggggactcacgatggagaatgctatcttcatccagagaaagaactgtgaagtttgaatacagatcgaggcgcactacatgctcgccttttttgcttctcttttgtttttgtttttgagttgtttttttttttttggttctgtttcttctttctcatgattcattccattggtcaaaattcttctccacaaattgactagtgcataaattaattcaatgtgaagttatacaggacagttatatgagcttccatgccgtcttgaggagggaggggagaaaatctggaactcaaaactatgtagaaccgtgtgtggtaaactaaaaataaataaattaattaaaaaacataCTTTGAATTAAGTATGACAgtcattattatgcccattttacatatgagttaATTGAAGCTTGGAGCAagtcatgacttgcccaagatcacattaccAGGTGGCAGTAGAACCAGAATTATAATATAGGTCTTCTTATTCCCAAGTCCAGGGCTGTTTCCATTTTACTTCACTAACAATTAGGCAAGAAGGACCAAGACATACTCAAGAAAATTATCCTCCTAGGCAATCAGGATTTGGTCTCAAGGTTCATAACAAATTTTAATGGCTTATTTTGTTTACAGATGATAGTGCACTTCAGGTGTTTCCAAGGGGACATAGTCTCCTAAGAGTCATTGTGTGCTAAGATCTCTGTTAAGTCTCACCCTGACATCCACCTCTAATCACTCAAATGCAAATGAAGCTCTCTGATGGTTCATTGAAATGGAACCAACATGGATCAGGAGTCATCTGAGTGTTTCACTCATTCATCTGACTTCTATCATTCATCTTGTGACTGAGCAGAATGTTCCTAAGTCTACTGCCATCAATGTAGGAGCAGTACCCAGAGATGACCATTCTTGATCTAAGCACCAGATTCAGGGGAACAGCTTCTCTTAACAGTATCACTTGCTTCCTAGGCTTGGGACTTAAACCCCAAGCCTGTGAAGGTTCTGACACCCCTTGGAGCCTCACCAACATTTCTTGATGACTCAGGTAGGTCCTGGGAAATATAGTTCAAGAATATAGTGCTTATCTTAGAGTGGGAGTCAATGTGCTGTACTGGATAGATTGGTGGAATCACTacaacctaggttcaaatccctaactctgtgtgatgttgggcaaatcacttaacccttctcagtttcagtttcctctatGGAAACAATAATAGCTCCTACCACACAGGACTAtcatgaggataaaatagaaaatatctttaaagtgctttgtaaaccataaagtggtATGtacatgttaactattattaccaATAACCACATGATATGATTTTGAAGACCTTCTCCATGTTGGTTGCCTTACTTTCAATATAGATCAATAATCCTTAACCTGGAATCTTCAGACAGACCTAGGCATAGATTTCAAGGGAATATATGAACttggaataatgaaaaataagtcttttcttaaatattttttaaatttcttttgtaaCATTTCCTATTatagtttatgcatttaaaatccttattctgagaagagttctCCAGATTGTTTTAAATGTTCTATGACACATGCAAAAAGCTTTAGAACAATTTGGTAAAGCTTATGCACCTGCTTCCTAAAATATGAAACTCGAACCTAAAAAATGCTCTAGATGGCAAGTCAGAGACCAACTTCTAATTCCTAGATTCTTTGCTAAAGAAAGCAGTCAATCATTGCATTACTTTTACTGAATTGCATGGCATtcctttgatatatatatatatatatatagcaattACAATCCACTAAAACTGTTAGTAACTTTCCAGACAAACTTCTGTATAACTATGTCTCTCTaattttgaacttcaaagttttttttttaattcaagtgtAACACTTTCCAATGTTCTAGCCtatcatatttttttaatgtgaggaCTGTTATTCATTGAATTAATTATGTTCATAAACTTTGTGCTATTTGCATTTCTACTAAGCACTTATGTCTCTATCCAAGTCATCAATGAAATGCTTAAAAGCACAGGGCCAGATATGAATACTTGGCTACCTATTGACTACTTTGGGGGTCCTACCATTCAAACAAGTCTGACTCTTTCAAATTCCACAATTACCTCATCCTCATCTCTGCATCTTTCCCACAAGAATAGCAAAAGAGATTTTTTCGAATCTAGACAAATACTATATGCAACATTCCTCCAACCTTTCTGTTCACTAGCCCTgtgaaaaaagaggagagggagaattaATTTTGTCTGCTACATCCTATACTAGATAAAGCCAGTTTACAACTTTGTCAtaaccacttccttttctagatattcactaaTGATCTCtttaatatgttttaaaatgtaccTCTAACAAAAGTTGTGTTTTTATTCTATAAACTGGATTTACTTCTCTCTTTTGAAAATGGAGATATTTACCTTCTACAATCCTTTaatacttctttctttcctattttccataatctttcaaagatcactaacAGATATATGCTTAAAAAAACAAGTCTTGAGTTGATTAAACTTtacaatttcatttaaaaaacagtGAATTTTACAAGCAGTCATTAGATAGACTTTTGATTATGAAATAATGCCAGTTATAAACTGGAATTAAATGACAgtcatgagaaataaaaaagactggaacacaattttcaaaaaaaagttcaaaCTGCAACCCCAAAATAACATTTCTGTCATAGCTGAGTCTGATGATCAATTATAAAAATTGGATCTTCAACAgagaaatcaacaaataaaaaatagagagCTGAACATTTGAGTTGCAAACACTCcaaaacaagagaaataaaaaaggaaatagatgccAATATCAAGAAAAGACTACATAGGTAGAGGGATCCATGATTTGATTGATATAAGTAACCCACGAACAAGaacattctctctaccaatgggGTTGGCCCCTTTTCTATGTCATATACTCTTAGAGAGttttctagagcactgagaggtcaagttACTTACAAAGGATCACATAGACAGTATGGTCAGAGACAAGATATGGACCTacgccttcctggctccaagaccaaCTCTATTCACTAAGAGGATACTCTCACATTTATAGGGTGCTGAAACCCAAtagaaaatcaattatactgggaaggaaagacaaacatCATGGAGATACCCTCAAAGGATACAAAGGACACCGTTATAAAGCAAATttctagaatcagaagggaagaagaaagagctaAATAAACAGTGTCAAATATGCCCTCTATAAGTTAATCAATATGTTTTCCTGAATTGATAACACAGCGGGCAGTTGCCTATGTgctgagagaggagaagagaggcaaaatggagtttctgatgctgaccatcatcatcatcacttctGGTATTTCAATAATACCTTAAACTTTACAAATTatcttacatatattatctcatttggtcctcacaacagccctgtgaagtaggtgctattattgtccccactttataagtgaggaaaccaagactgagAGTTGTTAAGTGAGTGTCTCACTTCAGTTACTGCCACACACttagtgccagaggcaggatttgaattaggATCTTTTTGACTCTGGGTCCTCCACCTACTCCACCTACTATACCATGTAGCTTCCTGAGATATTTATCAATAATTGATAAGGGAGTAGAGAAACTTTTCTCCTGTCCGTATTACTTTCTTTAGATTCTCAAAAAAGTGGAACCTATAGGAGAACTGTTTAAAAGCAATGGAGGATAGGCACTAAcatggagggggagaggaagagttaGAGGCAAAATCTTGCActtaaagaggaagggaaggagactcATTAAAGCCCATTTCTCATTGTGAGAGGAGGCATATATCTGACATAAGAGACAAGGCCTTATATTTTGCTTTGTCCAAGGCATCATTGGCAAATTAAAGGACTCCATTATATGACAAGAAATGATTGTCCTTCAACAAACCCCATGAGATTGGATGCGAATCCCCAAGGGCAACCAGAACTGAGAGTGGTGATGGGAGGATGGAGAGGGCTAAAATGATGCCTCAGAAATTATTTCTGAGAAATTCCTATTGCATGATACTTCTTCCACTTGAGATTGCTTCCTTTACGAAATGACTGTTCATAGAATGATGTATAGCAGAAAAAATGCAGGATGTGATAATTCCTATAAATAAAATGATACAAAAATGGAGTAGAGGAGGGAGTTTAAGTATGGTATTTTGAAATCTCTACCCTCCTGAGAGATGTAGAATAAAGTGGACCAAGTAAGGCTGTAAATAGCTCAGGAATTGGAGAGTGGGATTCTGGAAAAAGGCAAATAAGGAAGAAGGGCAAATTCAAGAAAAGTTTACAGGAAGAGAAGATCGCAAAATAATGCTACTTGAGCTAAGAGGTTAGTGATAGTGGGATTAGTTAAAGATTCTAAAACAAGTACTTGTACAGGGCAAAAGAAGGGTCAAAAGTGTAGGGGgaaataagttcaaaatgaaaatgtaaaggCATATTAACAACTTAAGTAAATTCAAAGAACTTGGGATAAAGCAGATAAAGggtaagaagggaggaaggaaaagaacataagcaggaagagagaaaggaaagaaggaaggaaggaaggaacaaaggaaggaaggaaagaaggaaagaagaaaagaagcaaggaaggaatgaaggaaggaagaaaaagtgagggaagaagagagagaggtgagagagaagacaggagacAGGGAGGATCAAAATTTCCATAGCAGTACTATTTCTAGTAatccaaaattgaaaaaataaaactatgtgTCTATTGATTAGGAACACGTCAAATGAATTTGTATACATGAGTAAAATGGAATATgtgttccataagaaattatgaatttgAAGAATTTGGAAAACCATGGCAAAACCAATAATGGATgcagagaaaaataagaatgaggaaaataatatatataattgaaatgaagaaaaataaaataaaaatgaatgctatgtAATTAAAATAACAAAGCTCAGTTCCAGGGATGATCTTAGAAGAAAATTTCACTATCTTCAATCTAGAGATAAGGGACTTTAGGCATGACTATATATGTTACATATCATACATGTATTGGTAACCTTttcttaagtgttttttttttaattttaaaactgttGTTCGAAGGAAGATTCATAGAGGTAGGATGAGTTGGATAAGAAGGGATATACATGGAACTGAATGTGATACACAAgtagttcagttatttttcagtcatgtctaattcttcatgaccccacttgggttgggggtggggttggtttgtttttgtttgtttgttttctttttgcaaagataatggaggagtttgcatttcttcctccagttcattttacagatgaggcacaaAGCTATTCAGTGTTTAAGACCAGATCTGAACCCTGAAACAGTAATCTTCGTGATGCTAGGTCTACCACTCTATGTACTGGACCTCTTAGATGCTGTGTGatgtaaaattgtttttaaaagaataatctGGAATAGATTCAAGAAAGGTTATGAAGTAGCTGCCATGTTGACCATCTAGTTTTTCCTAGGCCCTCAGGCCATAATTTCCACTATTTGCAAAAGATAGGTCAATGGACatggttttgattttgtttatcaTGGTAAAAaagtaatttgtttatttttttccctctctaattGTAGATCAGTAATGCTGCTCCCAGATGGCATTGGTCAAGAACAGCACAGAAGTAAATGGGTTCATTCTTGTAGGATTAACTGATATCCCAGAGCTTCAGGTTCTATTCTTCATAATATTCACCCTTATCTACCTCATCACCTTAGTAGGAAACCTAGGCTTGGTAGCCCTAATTTGGAGGGAATCCACTCTACACACTTccatgtacttcttcctttgTAGCCTCTCTCTGGTGGATTTAGGTTCTTCTTCAGCTATTATTCCCAAAGTGATTGATGGGGTCCTCACAGGGGACAAGACCATCTCCTACAATGAGTGTGCTACACAAATGTTCTTCTTTGTAATCTTTGTCACTACTGAAAATTATCTGTTGGCCTCCATGGCTTATGATCACCATGTGGCTGTGTGTAAGCCCCTACACTACTCTACCATCATGTCATCAAAGATTTGTGTTGGTCTAACCATTAGTTCTTATGTCTGTGGTTCATTGAACTCTTCCATCCACATTGGCTGTATTTTCAGCCTCTCTTTCTGTGGTTCCAATATTGTGAATCACTTTTTCTGTGACATTCCTCCAATCTTGACTCTCTCCTGCTCAAATATACGCTACATTGAGTTATTGGTTTGTATTGTAGGGGCATTTCATATAGCCTTTGCTCTTCTGGTCACTGGGACCTCCTACCTCTCGATTTTCATTGCTATCCTGAGAATCCGCTCTAATGAGGGCTGCCAGAAAGCCTTCTTCACCTGTGCTTCTCATATATTTGCAGTGTCCTTATTCTATGGAGCAACCATCTTCATGTACCTACTGCCCTCATCAGCTCATTCCATGGATACAGATAAAATGGCCTCTGTATTCTACACCATGATCATTCCTATGCTGAATCCATTGGTCTATAGTCTGAGAAACAAAGATGTcaagaatgctttcagaaaagctACTAGAAGAAAGAAGCATTAACCTTATTCTTAGTAAGGAGAGGGAtcactaggtggtgcaatggatagagcactgagcctgagattgggaagatctgagttcaaatccagcctcaggaacttgctaactatatgaccctgagaaagttacttaactcctttttgcctcagttcattatctataaaa
Proteins encoded in this window:
- the LOC118855149 gene encoding olfactory receptor 5B2-like, producing the protein MALVKNSTEVNGFILVGLTDIPELQVLFFIIFTLIYLITLVGNLGLVALIWRESTLHTSMYFFLCSLSLVDLGSSSAIIPKVIDGVLTGDKTISYNECATQMFFFVIFVTTENYLLASMAYDHHVAVCKPLHYSTIMSSKICVGLTISSYVCGSLNSSIHIGCIFSLSFCGSNIVNHFFCDIPPILTLSCSNIRYIELLVCIVGAFHIAFALLVTGTSYLSIFIAILRIRSNEGCQKAFFTCASHIFAVSLFYGATIFMYLLPSSAHSMDTDKMASVFYTMIIPMLNPLVYSLRNKDVKNAFRKATRRKKH